In the genome of Candidatus Omnitrophota bacterium, one region contains:
- a CDS encoding ribonuclease HI family protein: protein MRKLEIYIDGASKGNPGHAGIGVIILEGEQVICNIARYIGEATNNIAEYTALIYALEEALKLKAGQVEVKTDSQLLHRQVIKEYKVKDKNIAVLYGRVTRLLESFPHFKIEHIPREENKGADKLATIAVKEKLRETAL from the coding sequence ATGCGAAAACTTGAAATTTATATAGATGGGGCATCTAAAGGAAATCCCGGGCACGCGGGGATAGGCGTTATCATCCTTGAGGGCGAGCAGGTGATTTGTAATATCGCCAGATACATAGGAGAGGCCACAAATAATATCGCGGAGTATACTGCTCTTATTTACGCCTTAGAAGAGGCTTTAAAACTAAAAGCGGGCCAAGTAGAAGTAAAAACTGACAGCCAGCTTTTGCATCGGCAAGTTATCAAAGAGTATAAAGTAAAAGATAAAAATATCGCTGTTTTGTACGGCCGGGTAACTCGGCTTTTGGAATCTTTCCCGCATTTTAAAATAGAGCATATCCCGCGGGAAGAAAATAAAGGCGCAGACAAACTGGCTACGATTGCCGTAAAAGAAAAATTAAGAGAAACCGCTCTTTGA